CCCACGGCACGTTCGGCCGCTTGTCGTGCGACCAGTCGAATGCTTCGTCGATCACCACGCACTTCGGCATGGCGGGCGCGGAATCGCGCCGGTCGATGGAAAGATCCGCGCGATTCGAATGCACGCGATAACCGAACAGCGCGTCCGACCAGCGAAACTGTCCGACCAGCTTGCGCGCGTAAGGATCGAGCAGCAGCTTGTGCGGGTTGAAGCGATGCCCATGCTGCGGCTGATACGGCCCGTGCGCGCGAAACCCGTAGGCGGTGCCCGGATGCGCGTTGGGCAGGTAGCCGTGCCAGACTTCGTCGGTGCATTCGGGCAGTGTGAAGCGGCGGATTTCCTTGCGCCCGGTGGGATCGAACAGGCAAAGCTCGATTTTCTGCGCGTTCGCCGAGAACACCGCAAAGTTGACGCCGAGGCCATCCCAGCTGGCGCCGAGCGGATAGGGCGAGCCGGGCAGAAGCCGGTCGGGCATTGCATGCGACATGATTCCCCTTCCTGTTCTGATTGTTGAACGCTATCGTGGGACTTCATGCAACGAGCGCGCGGCGCGCAATGTCGCACGCCGCGCGCTCGCCTTACAGCAGTTGCGTCAATCCGCGCGCAATACGATCGTGGCGAGCGGCGGCAGCGTCAGTGCGGCGGAATGCGGCCAGCCGTGGCTCGATTGCGAGTCGGTATGGATCAGCCCGGCGTTGCCCATGTTCGAGCCGCCGTACACACCGGCGTCCGTATTGAGCACTTCCGCCCAGCGTCCGGCGCGCGGCATGCCGATCCGGTAACCGACCCGCGGCACCGGCGTCATATTGCACACTACGACGACTTCGCGGCCGGCGCCATCGGTGCGGCGATACGCGAAGACGCTGTTGCCGCTGTCGTCGCCGATCAGCCATTCGAAGCCGCCCGGCTCGCAATCGAGCAGATACAGGGCGGGCTCGTCGCTATACAGGCGGTTCAGGTCGCGCACCAGCTTCTGCACGCCATGGTGGTTCGCATCGTCGAGCAGATGCCAATGCGGCGACGCATCGTGATCGAATTCCGCCAACTGGCCGAATTCGCCGCCCATGAACAGCAGCTTCTTGCCCGGATGCGTCCACATGAAACCGAAGTACGCGCGCAGGTTGGCGAACTTTTGCCACCTGTCGCCGGGCATCTTGCCGAGCAGCGAACCCTTGCCATGCACCACTTCGTCGTGCGACAGCGGCAGCACGAAGCGCTCCGAATACGCGTACACCATCCCGAAGGTCATGTTGTGGTGATGGTATTGACGGTAGACCGGGTCTTCTTCCATGTAGTGCAGCGTGTCGTGCATCCAGCCCATATTCCACTTGAACTGGAAGCCGAGGCCGCCGTCTTCGACACGCGCCGTCACGCCCGGCCACGCCGTCGATTCCTCGGCGATCGTGATCGCGCCCGGCACGCCCGGCACGTAGCCGACTTCGTGATTCAGCCGCTTCAGGAACGCGATCGATTCGAGGTTCTCGCGACCGCCGTAAATGTTCGGCACCCACTGGTCGGCGGCGCGCGAATAGTCGCGGTATAGCATCGACGCGACCGCGTCCACGCGCAAACCGTCGACGTGATAGCGCTTCAGCCACGCTAGCCCCGAGGCGATCAGGAACGCGCTCACCTCGTGGCGGCCGAGGTTGTAGATCATCGTGTTCCAGTCCTGGTGATACCCCTCGCGCGGGTCGGCGTGCTCGTAGAGCGGCGTGCCGTCGAAATCGATCAGACCGTGCGCGTCGTTCGGAAAGTGCGCGGGCACCCAGTCGAGAATCACGCCGAGTCCGGCCTCATGCGCCTTGTCGACGAATCTCGCGAACTGCTCGGGTTTGCCGAAGCGCGCGGAAGGCGCGAATTGCCCGAGCGGCTGATAGCCCCACGAGCCGCCGAACGGATGCTCGGCAATCGGCATGAACTCCACATGCGTGAAGCCCATGCTTTTCACGTACGGAATCATCCGCTCCGCGAGTTCATCCCAATCGAGCGCGCGCTGGCCTTCTTCCGCGACGCGCAACCAGGATTCGGCGTGTACTTCGTAGATCGAAATCGGCGAGCGCGGGGTCTGTTTGCCGGCGCGCGACTGAATCCATTCGTGGTCGCTCCACGGAAACTGTTCGACCTCGTCGACGTGCGCCACGATGGACGCCGTGCCCGGTGGCTTCTCCGTTTGCATCGCGCAGGGATCGGCTTTCAAAGGCAGCGGATGGCCGTCGCGCGACAGCAGTTCGTATTTGTAGCGCGTGCCCGGCCCGACACGCGGCACGAACAATTCCCATACGCCGGCCTGATGCCGCAGCCGCATCGGATGACGGCGGCCGTCCCACGCATTGAAGTCGCCCACCACCGAGACGCGCCGCGCGTTCGGCGCCCACACGGCGAAGCGCACGCCCGGCACGCCGTCCACTTCCATCGGACGGGCGCCGAGGCATTCGAGCACCGCGTAAGGATCGCCGCCGGCGAGGCGCCCGAGCGGTTCGTCGCCGAGAACGGGACCGAACGCATACGTGTCTTCGATTTCCTGCACCACGCCGTGCCAGTCGATGCGCAAACGGTAGGGCGCGGCGGACGTCACACGGCCGGCAAACAGCCCCGGTCGCAACTGCTCGAGCTCGCCGAGCAGCGCACCGTCGGCGCGCGAAATCACGCTGACGTGCGTGGCGTTCGGCAACAGCGCGCGCACCACCGGACCCGCGTCCGTGTGATGCAGCCCGAGCTGCGAAAAAGGATCGGGGTGGCGCGCTTCGACGAGGGCGTCGATATCGAGCGGTTGGAGGCCCGCGGCCGGATCATGCTCACTCATAGTCGCCCTCGGCCGGATTAGGCGGTGTGGCGGCGCCTGACGCCTGGGTTGAGGAATCGTGACCTGGCGTGCCGGTGTCTCCGAGCAAACGGCTCGTGAGCGCGGCGAGGCCGCGGATTGGCAAGCTGAGCCACGTCGGCCGGTTGGCCGCTTCGTAACGGATTTCGTAGGCGGCTTTTTCGATCAGGAACAGATCGAGCAAAGCCTGCTCGGCTTCGGGCGCGACGAGCGGCGTCGGCGCTTCAGCGGCGGCCGCACGGTACTCGCTGAGGAACGTGTCGGCGGCATGCGCGCGGAACCGGTCGAACAGCGCGCGCTTGCGGTCGGCGGTCTGTTGCGGCGCGGCTTCCGTGGTGGACTGTGCCGCCGCGCTCGCATACGACAGCGAGCGCATCAGACCGGCCACGTCACGCAACGGGCTCGACTTCTGACGACGCTCTTCGAGCGTGCGTGCCGGCTCGCCTTCGAAATCGATCAGATACGCGTCGCCCTGCGCGACCAGCACCTGGCCGAGATGGAAGTCGCCGTGAATGCGAATGCGCAGCGCGCCCGCGTCGGCGGAAACCAGCTTGTCGATGGCGGCGACCAACGCCGCACGGCGGTCGATCAGGCTTTGCGCCAGCGCCCTGGTTTCCGGATCGGTCATCTGCGCGATGCGCGGTGCGAGCAGATCCAGCGCGCTGGCAAGCATCGCCTGCGTGCCGCCGATCCATGCCTTCACCTGCTCCGCGCTGGCGGGCTCCGGCGCGAACGCCGGGTCGTCCGTCGGCGACGCGAGCGCCACGTGCAGTTCGCCCAGCCTTCTGCCGATAATGCCGGCCAACGCGCTGTAACCCTCCATCAGGATCGATTCGTTGGCGCGGTCCGGCGCCGACTGCGCCTCGGTATCGACGGCGATGGCGAGTTCGTCCACCGAGCGGCGCAGATAGTCGAGCGACCAGTTCCAGGCGTCGCCCTGATTGTCGATGAAGCCTTGCAGGATACAGAGCGTATGCGGCACGCCTTCCGGATCGACGCGCACCACTTCGCCATACAGCGGCGCGGTGTTCGCGTAGCCCAACTGCGTCAGGTAGCGGCTGATCTCGGCTTCGGGATGAACGCCGCTCACAAGGCGGCGCACCAGCTTCAGCACGGCGGCGTCGGCGATGATCAGCGAACTGTTGCTCTGCTCCGCCGCGAGCCAGCGGATCTCCGGGCGCTCGCCGAGTCCTTCGAGTTCGGCGAAACGTTCGGTCGGCAGGAACCTGATTTCGCTCTTCTGCACGGTCGGCACCACGGCGCGTTCGCGCAGCTTGCGCATGACGCCATGAGCGAAGATCGGCAAAGCGAACGCGTCCGTCAGATGACCGACGTTGCGGCCGCGTCGCACGCGTGCCAATGCCAGTTGCTTGAATAGCGGGAAGGTGGTTTCGCCCCCCCACGTAATCGCGATCGGCACCACGTAGCGCTCGGTATGCTTGCCCACGTCCGCTTCGATTTCGGTAAACGCAAAACCGCCGTTCGGAATCGTGGTCAACGCCGCGAGCCGCACCGTATTGAGCTTCTGATCCTTCGATGCAAACCAGCGGCGCCGGCTCAGCCATGAAGGCAGCACTTCCGATTCGAGCAAGCGCACGTTCTCCGGCGTCGGACCGACCTGGCCTTCGCGAATCACGATCGTGACGAACTCCGGCAGCGGTTCCGAAGGCGCTTGCGCCCAGGTAGGACGCTGACCACCGGGACACAGCATGAACCACAGGAAGCCATACGGCGGGAACGTCAGCAGATAGGTCAGTTGGCCGATCGGCGGAAACACGGAGTCCGCCGTCATTTCGATCGGCACGGAACCGTCGAATTCGGACAGATCGAGTTCCACCGCTTGCGGCGCACGCGAGAGGTTCGCCACGCAGAGAATCGGCGGCTCGCCCGGCATCTCGCGCAGATACGCGAGAATCTTGCGGTTTTCCGGCTTCAGGAAACGGATCGTGCCGCGTCCGAAAGTCTGCTTCGCGCGACGCGTGGCAAGCATGCGCCGCGTCCAGTTCAGCAGCGAATGCGGGTCGCGGCTTTGCGCTTCCACATTGACCGCGTCGAAGCCATACAGCGAGCCCATGACCGGCGGCAGCACCAGTTGCTCGGGGTCGGCGCGTGAAAAACCGCCGTTGCGATCCGACGACCACTGCATCGGCGTGCGCACGCCGTCGCGGTCGCCGAGGTGAATGTTGTCGCCCATGCCGAGTTCGTCGCCGTAATAGATCACGGGCGTGCCGGGCATGGAGAGCAGCAGCGAATTGATCAGCTCGATGCGGCGGCGGTCGCGCTCCATCAGCGGCGCGAGGCGGCGGCGAATGCCGAGGTTCAGGCGCGCGCGGCGATCGCTCGCGTAGGTGTTCCACAGGTAGTCGCGCTCCGAATCCGTGACCATTTCCAGCGTCAGTTCGTCGTGATTGCGCAGGAAAATCGCCCACTGGTTCGTTTCGGCGAGGTCCGGCGTTTGCCGCATGATGTCGGTGATCGGGAAGCGGTCTTCGCTCGCAATCGACATGTAGATGCGCGGCATCAGCGGGAAGTGGAAGGCCATGTGGCATTCGTCTTCGTCGCCGAAATATTCCTTCACGTCTTCCGGCCACTGGTTGGCCTCGGCGAGCAGCATCCGGTTCGGATATTCGGCGTCGATGGTGGCGCGGATCTTCTTGAGCACCGCGTGCGTTTCCGGCAGGTTCTCGTTGTTCGTGCCTTCACGTTCCACCAGATACGGCACCGCGTCGAGCCGCAGCCCGTCGATGCCCATATCGAGCCAGAAGCGCATGACCTGCAGCACCTCCTTGAGCACGGCCGGATTGTCGAAATTCAGATCGGGCTGGTGCGAGTAGAAGCGGTGCCAGTAATACGCGCCCGCCACGGGATCATGCGTCCAGTTGGACGGCTCCGAGTCGATGAAAATGATCCGCGTTTCCTGATACTTCTGATCCGTGTTGGACCACACATAATAGTTGCGATGGTTCGAACCCGGTTTCGCGCGGCGTGCGCGCTGAAACCACGGGTGCTGGTCCGACGTGTGGTTGATCACCAGTTCGGTAATCACGCGAATGCCGCGTGCGTGCGCTTCCTGAATGAAGCGCTTCACGTCGGCAATCTGACCGTAGTCGGGGTGCACGTTGCGGTAATCGGCGATGTCGTAACCATCGTCGCGCCGTGGCGACGGATAGAACGGCAACAGCCAGATCGCGTTCACGCCGAGCTCGGCGATGTAGTCGAGCTTCGCGATCAGGCCGGGGAAGTCGCCGACGCCGTCGTTATTCGCGTCGAAGAACGACTTGATGTGCACCTGATAAATGATCGCGTCTTTGTACCAGAGCGGATCGTCGCTCAAGGCCGCGGGCTTGCCTCGCCGATGCGCGCGCGCTTTCGCGGCGCCGCCGGTGGCGGCGCTCGTGTGAGCCTGCGACGAGGTTTGGGCTGGATCGTCACGCTTCATGTCGCACCTTCCGTTGGGGTTGGGTTGCCAGCGTCTGCGTGATAGTCGCTGTCGGCTTCATCCGGCCGTTCGGCGGGCAGGCCGCCGAGCGGCGCGATGCGCCAGATCGAGAACGGCTGACCCGACCCGAGCTGGACGTGTTGCCAGCGGCCGTGCCATTCGAAGCGCGCGCCGGTCATCTGATCGGTGAGTTCCAGCGGGCCATGATCGTGCAGATTCCATTTCTGGAAAGTCTCCCACGACAATTCGATATCCGCGCCCTGTTCGTTGAACGGGTCGAGATTGATCGCCACGACAATGACGTTATCGCGTGATTCGGTCGCTTTCTCGAAGACTAGAACGTTGTCGTTGTGCGCGGTCAGGAACGTCAGGCCGAGATGCGTCTGCAGTGCCGGGTTCGCACGGCGAATCCGGTTCAGCGCAGTAATCTCGGGGACGATGTTGCCCGGCCGGTTCCAGTCCCACGCACGCAATTGATACTTCTCGGAGTCGAGATATTCCTCGCTGTTCGGCAGCGCGGCGGCTTCGCATAGCTCGAAACCGCTATATACGCCCCACAAACCGGCCAGCGTCGACGCGAGCGCCGCGCGAATCAGAAAGCCCGTGCGGCCCTGCGATTGCAAATGCCGCGGGTTGATATCCGGCGTATTGACGAAGAAGTTCGGCCGGTAGGAATCGCGCGCGCCGGTCTGCGTGAGCTCGGTCATGTACTCGATGAAATCGCGCTTGGTTTCCCGCCACGTGAAGTACGTGTACGACTGCGAGAAGCCGATCTTGCCCAGCCGGTTCATCATGCGCGGCCGCGTGAAGGCCTCGGCGAGGAAGATCGCATCGGGATAGCGCGCGCGCACGTCGCCGATCACCCACTCCCAGAACGGCAGCGGTTTGGTGTGCGGGTTGTCGATGCGGAAAATCCGCACGCCCGCTTCGATCCAGAACAGGAATACGTCGCGCAGTGCGAGCCATAAGTCGGGCTTGGCGTCGTGCGCATAAAAGTCGGGATTGACGATGTCCTGATACTTCTTGGGCGGATTCTCCGCGTAGCGCAGCGTGCCGTCGGGGCGCCACGCGAACCACGTTGGATGCTCCTTGAGCCACGGGTGATCCGGCGAGCACTGCACCGCGAAGTCGAGCGCGATTTCCAGGCCGTGCTCGTGCGCTGCGGCGAGCATCGCCTTGAAGTCGTCGAGCGTGCCCAACTGGGGATGCACGGCCGTATGGCCGCCTTCGACCCCGCCGATCGCATACGGGCTGCCGACGTCGCCCGGCTGCGCGGTCAGCGTGTTGTTGCGGCCCTTGCGATTCGCCACGCCGATCGGGTGAATCGGCGGGAAATACAGCACGTCGAAGCCCATGTCGCGAATGCGCGGCAGCTTCGTCGTGACATCGGCGAAGGTGCCGTGGCGCGATTCGTCGTCGCTCATCGAACGCGGGAAGATTTCGTACCAGCTCGCAAAGCGCGCGGCCGTGCGGTCCGCGTCGATCTTG
Above is a genomic segment from Paraburkholderia aromaticivorans containing:
- the glgB gene encoding 1,4-alpha-glucan branching protein GlgB — encoded protein: MSEHDPAAGLQPLDIDALVEARHPDPFSQLGLHHTDAGPVVRALLPNATHVSVISRADGALLGELEQLRPGLFAGRVTSAAPYRLRIDWHGVVQEIEDTYAFGPVLGDEPLGRLAGGDPYAVLECLGARPMEVDGVPGVRFAVWAPNARRVSVVGDFNAWDGRRHPMRLRHQAGVWELFVPRVGPGTRYKYELLSRDGHPLPLKADPCAMQTEKPPGTASIVAHVDEVEQFPWSDHEWIQSRAGKQTPRSPISIYEVHAESWLRVAEEGQRALDWDELAERMIPYVKSMGFTHVEFMPIAEHPFGGSWGYQPLGQFAPSARFGKPEQFARFVDKAHEAGLGVILDWVPAHFPNDAHGLIDFDGTPLYEHADPREGYHQDWNTMIYNLGRHEVSAFLIASGLAWLKRYHVDGLRVDAVASMLYRDYSRAADQWVPNIYGGRENLESIAFLKRLNHEVGYVPGVPGAITIAEESTAWPGVTARVEDGGLGFQFKWNMGWMHDTLHYMEEDPVYRQYHHHNMTFGMVYAYSERFVLPLSHDEVVHGKGSLLGKMPGDRWQKFANLRAYFGFMWTHPGKKLLFMGGEFGQLAEFDHDASPHWHLLDDANHHGVQKLVRDLNRLYSDEPALYLLDCEPGGFEWLIGDDSGNSVFAYRRTDGAGREVVVVCNMTPVPRVGYRIGMPRAGRWAEVLNTDAGVYGGSNMGNAGLIHTDSQSSHGWPHSAALTLPPLATIVLRAD
- the treS gene encoding maltose alpha-D-glucosyltransferase; this encodes MKRDDPAQTSSQAHTSAATGGAAKARAHRRGKPAALSDDPLWYKDAIIYQVHIKSFFDANNDGVGDFPGLIAKLDYIAELGVNAIWLLPFYPSPRRDDGYDIADYRNVHPDYGQIADVKRFIQEAHARGIRVITELVINHTSDQHPWFQRARRAKPGSNHRNYYVWSNTDQKYQETRIIFIDSEPSNWTHDPVAGAYYWHRFYSHQPDLNFDNPAVLKEVLQVMRFWLDMGIDGLRLDAVPYLVEREGTNNENLPETHAVLKKIRATIDAEYPNRMLLAEANQWPEDVKEYFGDEDECHMAFHFPLMPRIYMSIASEDRFPITDIMRQTPDLAETNQWAIFLRNHDELTLEMVTDSERDYLWNTYASDRRARLNLGIRRRLAPLMERDRRRIELINSLLLSMPGTPVIYYGDELGMGDNIHLGDRDGVRTPMQWSSDRNGGFSRADPEQLVLPPVMGSLYGFDAVNVEAQSRDPHSLLNWTRRMLATRRAKQTFGRGTIRFLKPENRKILAYLREMPGEPPILCVANLSRAPQAVELDLSEFDGSVPIEMTADSVFPPIGQLTYLLTFPPYGFLWFMLCPGGQRPTWAQAPSEPLPEFVTIVIREGQVGPTPENVRLLESEVLPSWLSRRRWFASKDQKLNTVRLAALTTIPNGGFAFTEIEADVGKHTERYVVPIAITWGGETTFPLFKQLALARVRRGRNVGHLTDAFALPIFAHGVMRKLRERAVVPTVQKSEIRFLPTERFAELEGLGERPEIRWLAAEQSNSSLIIADAAVLKLVRRLVSGVHPEAEISRYLTQLGYANTAPLYGEVVRVDPEGVPHTLCILQGFIDNQGDAWNWSLDYLRRSVDELAIAVDTEAQSAPDRANESILMEGYSALAGIIGRRLGELHVALASPTDDPAFAPEPASAEQVKAWIGGTQAMLASALDLLAPRIAQMTDPETRALAQSLIDRRAALVAAIDKLVSADAGALRIRIHGDFHLGQVLVAQGDAYLIDFEGEPARTLEERRQKSSPLRDVAGLMRSLSYASAAAQSTTEAAPQQTADRKRALFDRFRAHAADTFLSEYRAAAAEAPTPLVAPEAEQALLDLFLIEKAAYEIRYEAANRPTWLSLPIRGLAALTSRLLGDTGTPGHDSSTQASGAATPPNPAEGDYE